Proteins encoded by one window of Sulfurospirillum barnesii SES-3:
- a CDS encoding STAS/SEC14 domain-containing protein, which produces MTTSMAVVVGTSFAMDSKTMRNLHIGAGVALVGFSLWHHLLYQPSKKQTAKVNDTKSEPVTSHTNALNFQEVYANLSIEGVLTHEEVEAFEARLETLLSTYEKPSTSLLVDVRGLEKIEAGAIWHDVLKGFGKHPEINKVAIVGQSKLEKLSISLTSALISKPKMAYFETMQTARAWLLDA; this is translated from the coding sequence ATGACAACATCCATGGCGGTTGTTGTTGGAACCTCATTTGCAATGGATTCTAAGACCATGCGAAATCTTCATATTGGAGCAGGGGTTGCTTTGGTGGGGTTTTCCTTGTGGCATCATTTGTTGTATCAGCCTTCTAAAAAGCAAACAGCAAAGGTGAATGATACCAAGAGTGAACCTGTAACCTCGCATACAAATGCGCTTAATTTTCAAGAGGTGTATGCTAATTTAAGTATTGAGGGTGTCTTAACCCATGAAGAAGTAGAAGCGTTTGAAGCACGTTTAGAAACACTTTTATCAACGTATGAAAAACCTTCTACGAGTTTATTGGTCGATGTTCGAGGTTTGGAAAAAATTGAAGCAGGGGCAATTTGGCATGATGTGCTCAAGGGCTTTGGCAAACATCCTGAAATCAATAAAGTAGCCATTGTAGGACAGAGTAAACTTGAAAAACTCTCTATTTCACTGACAAGTGCTTTGATATCAAAACCTAAAATGGCCTATTTTGAAACCATGCAAACAGCTAGAGCGTGGCTTCTTGACGCCTAG
- a CDS encoding heavy metal translocating P-type ATPase yields MQSLRLVHQTPKRLRFYSSEFKGVEACALVRDLKAQLHVDEVRLNAKSGSLVIASFETLDVNVIEPIVKSLELSMYQQCDDGFLRCYEEAHAPSMQGVFRAGSALLFQPFIPQPELKLTLSTLASLPLLQKGIYELFSEGLTSKVLEAMAVGVSLARADYTAANSTNLMLEIGEYIEETTVHRSDDLIKELAKPNVEEAWLEVEEEGEITQKRVLTQDIKVGDIIIVGAGDTVPIDGHIVDGTASINQISMTGEAEPVKRERGQRVISGTVVESGRIRVWAEHVGDDTATQRIKQYIKSSLDEKSSIGLKATRLADKLVPVTLGLAGLSYAIRRDMASVAAVLQADYSCALKLATPVAFKNSLSIAGRDGILIKGAKALEALANVDTFVFDKTGTLTHGELEVVEICSFDKAWDEDAILNLTASAEEHYFHPVAEAVVKAAKERGFVHMHHEEVEFIVAHGVKTHIKGKEAIIGSRHFLEEDEGVSFKIHETKLKTCMENGKILLYIAYDKKLLGTIAMVDRVRENAKSALEKLRTLGVKELVMLTGDVQEKADVLTKELGIDTVYAKLLPTDKARIVESLKKAGKNVAFVGDGINDAPALMNANVGISMYKGADIAKATADISLLKDDIEAVVEAKILANKTMKRIHSNFNATVGINSVILAGAAMGLFSPITTAVLHNGTTIGLLFNSMQKIKT; encoded by the coding sequence ATGCAATCTTTACGCTTAGTGCATCAAACGCCCAAGCGTTTACGTTTCTATTCTTCCGAATTTAAAGGTGTAGAAGCGTGTGCGCTGGTGCGTGATTTAAAAGCACAGCTTCATGTTGATGAGGTACGGCTCAATGCCAAATCAGGCTCTTTGGTCATTGCCTCCTTTGAAACTTTGGATGTCAATGTGATTGAGCCGATTGTCAAAAGTCTTGAATTATCGATGTATCAGCAGTGTGATGATGGGTTTTTGCGCTGTTACGAAGAGGCGCATGCTCCTAGTATGCAAGGTGTTTTTCGAGCAGGAAGTGCTCTTTTATTTCAGCCTTTTATTCCTCAGCCAGAACTCAAACTTACCCTAAGTACGCTTGCAAGTCTTCCTTTGTTGCAAAAGGGTATTTATGAACTTTTTAGTGAGGGGCTAACCTCTAAAGTGCTTGAAGCAATGGCAGTGGGCGTCTCGTTGGCACGTGCGGATTATACTGCAGCCAATAGCACGAACCTTATGCTTGAAATTGGTGAATACATTGAAGAGACGACGGTTCATCGTAGTGATGATTTGATTAAAGAGTTAGCCAAACCTAATGTTGAAGAAGCGTGGCTTGAAGTAGAAGAAGAGGGTGAAATAACGCAAAAGCGTGTTTTAACCCAAGACATTAAAGTGGGCGATATTATTATTGTGGGTGCTGGTGATACCGTGCCTATTGATGGGCATATTGTCGATGGAACTGCTTCTATTAATCAAATCTCTATGACAGGAGAGGCAGAGCCTGTCAAAAGAGAGCGAGGACAGCGTGTTATCTCTGGTACGGTCGTTGAATCAGGGCGTATTCGTGTTTGGGCAGAACATGTAGGAGACGATACCGCAACCCAGCGCATTAAACAGTACATTAAAAGTTCACTGGATGAAAAATCTTCCATTGGGCTGAAAGCCACACGTTTAGCCGATAAACTTGTTCCTGTGACATTGGGTCTTGCAGGGCTCTCCTACGCCATTCGTCGTGATATGGCAAGTGTAGCAGCTGTTTTACAAGCGGATTATTCGTGTGCTCTTAAACTTGCAACACCTGTAGCGTTTAAAAATTCCCTCTCTATTGCGGGGCGTGATGGCATTTTAATCAAAGGGGCAAAAGCATTAGAAGCGTTGGCGAATGTGGACACCTTTGTCTTTGATAAAACAGGAACACTTACCCATGGTGAACTGGAAGTAGTTGAAATTTGTTCGTTTGATAAAGCATGGGATGAAGATGCTATTTTAAATTTAACAGCCAGTGCGGAAGAGCATTACTTCCATCCTGTAGCAGAAGCGGTGGTAAAAGCTGCTAAGGAGCGTGGATTTGTGCATATGCACCATGAAGAGGTTGAATTTATCGTAGCGCATGGTGTTAAAACACATATTAAAGGCAAAGAAGCCATTATTGGAAGCAGACACTTCTTGGAAGAAGATGAGGGTGTGTCTTTTAAAATACATGAAACAAAGTTAAAAACGTGCATGGAAAATGGAAAAATTTTGCTCTATATTGCGTATGATAAAAAGCTTTTAGGCACCATCGCCATGGTGGATCGTGTGAGAGAAAATGCCAAAAGTGCTCTGGAAAAACTACGTACATTGGGTGTCAAAGAGTTGGTGATGCTTACAGGGGATGTGCAGGAAAAAGCGGATGTTTTAACCAAAGAATTGGGGATTGATACGGTGTACGCAAAACTTTTACCAACCGATAAAGCACGTATTGTTGAGTCACTTAAAAAAGCTGGGAAAAATGTGGCATTTGTGGGTGATGGGATTAACGATGCTCCTGCACTGATGAATGCCAATGTGGGTATTAGTATGTATAAAGGTGCTGATATTGCCAAAGCAACAGCTGATATTAGTCTGCTTAAAGATGATATTGAAGCCGTGGTTGAAGCAAAAATACTTGCCAATAAAACCATGAAGCGAATACACAGTAATTTTAATGCTACCGTTGGCATTAACAGTGTGATTTTAGCAGGGGCGGCAATGGGTCTGTTTAGTCCCATAACAACGGCAGTTTTACACAATGGAACCACCATAGGTTTGCTCTTTAATTCGATGCAAAAAATTAAAACCTAG
- a CDS encoding ferritin-like domain-containing protein produces the protein MEEIEHKETLAPLGVDPRAPEPILHQALKTALDDEYRAYEAYMRVIETFGAKPPFASIIEAEKRHQTALLELFECHGIVPIENRWVGQMDAPKSLQEAYAMGVEAEISNIAMYDTLLSYTQNYPDVQEVFFRLQAASYNNHLPVFQAHLEGVASKAVPNASTPMMENALPSMEKMSEQMSEWSAMAGKLASGQMSQEEMLKLLSGTNFSFIAGALLGAIGAGVVGSMSQKNEEQTEEKE, from the coding sequence ATGGAAGAGATTGAACACAAAGAGACATTAGCGCCATTGGGTGTTGACCCACGTGCACCTGAGCCTATTCTTCATCAAGCGTTAAAAACGGCTTTGGATGATGAATACCGTGCGTATGAAGCGTACATGCGTGTCATTGAGACTTTTGGTGCAAAGCCACCGTTTGCGTCAATTATTGAAGCAGAAAAGAGGCATCAAACTGCACTGCTTGAGCTTTTTGAGTGTCATGGTATTGTGCCGATTGAAAACCGCTGGGTAGGTCAGATGGATGCACCAAAAAGTTTACAAGAGGCTTATGCAATGGGTGTTGAGGCTGAAATTTCCAATATTGCAATGTACGATACCTTACTCTCCTATACGCAAAATTATCCTGATGTCCAAGAGGTTTTCTTTAGGTTGCAAGCAGCATCGTATAATAACCATTTGCCTGTTTTTCAAGCCCATTTAGAGGGTGTCGCTTCTAAAGCAGTTCCTAATGCTTCTACTCCTATGATGGAGAATGCTTTGCCTTCTATGGAAAAAATGAGTGAACAGATGAGTGAATGGAGTGCAATGGCAGGAAAACTTGCCAGTGGACAGATGAGCCAAGAAGAGATGTTAAAGCTTTTAAGCGGGACAAATTTCTCCTTTATTGCAGGAGCACTTCTAGGGGCCATTGGTGCAGGTGTTGTAGGCTCTATGAGTCAGAAAAACGAAGAACAAACCGAAGAAAAGGAGTAA
- a CDS encoding HMA2 domain-containing protein, whose protein sequence is MDITAEKLVELGRYFSIIHHIKGRIRLRVNPKIKCHGESVSLQDIEALPQKIEGIKSIKINKIVGSLTIEYDAHIFPDHLWKDLVHGENLEELVSMITRLSKEFI, encoded by the coding sequence ATGGATATTACGGCAGAAAAATTAGTAGAATTAGGGCGTTATTTTTCAATCATTCACCACATTAAAGGGCGCATTCGTTTGCGGGTGAATCCCAAAATTAAATGCCATGGCGAGAGTGTTTCATTACAAGACATTGAGGCTTTGCCCCAAAAAATTGAGGGTATTAAAAGTATTAAAATCAATAAAATTGTTGGTTCTTTAACGATTGAGTACGATGCGCATATTTTTCCCGATCACTTATGGAAAGATTTGGTGCATGGTGAAAATTTAGAAGAATTGGTAAGTATGATTACACGGCTTTCAAAGGAGTTTATCTAA
- a CDS encoding heavy metal translocating P-type ATPase, protein MNEISIKSFVSGRVRLKCEAFKTVSTHSLETLLSPLVFEQRLNRACASLILRFDPLKSSLESILEALQTSLHVRIKTPELSASAALYCDACSSCHVKSLDAKTPVSWRSKMVGFALLSVYALGLFVVETFFATSVALSFLPAVTAIVAFVAALPLFQEAIEDVKARRFSLHSFMAVALLGAILGGEVTAAFEIIYILRGGMLLEEYTAERSKKQIHELMALGVKKAYVVVDEVELEVDVSEIKEGDIVVARSGEKIAVDGIISEGSAEIDEAAINGRSEPALRVLGDSVYANTLVQRGRIYIRVSATGEKTYLARMIASVESSLAQKSPSEVSADKLAAKLLKLGTLLTAGTFLLTGSWLRAFSVMIVMSCPCATILAASTAISAGIARGAKEGILIKGGAYLEAVSQSDVFCFDKTGTLTTGVPHVIGSVCAPDVSYESLLYYAALAEHHNSHPIGIAITKAAHLIGFTCKEENPSEIYAGLGVLLHDKAGEILVGNAKWMEQNAIDIASFKRKSKKSLQEGKSVVYVALNQKALGFLSLEHEVREGTLAMLQGLRKRGVKHLVLLSGDEEVVARSFAQTYGFDEIHANVMPEEKASVIEALKERYKSVVMVGDGINDTLAMSKADVAISFASGGSEAAIEVSNIAITNSHPHDILKLYDLSAKSLGVVNQNYWIGTGTNLVGVGLAGVGLLSPVAAGAIHIGHTVGIMANSSRIAWSVDNNS, encoded by the coding sequence ATGAATGAAATAAGTATTAAAAGCTTTGTATCAGGGCGTGTGCGTTTAAAATGTGAAGCCTTCAAAACGGTTTCAACACACAGTTTAGAGACGCTTTTATCGCCTCTAGTCTTTGAGCAAAGGCTTAACCGTGCGTGTGCTTCGTTGATTCTTAGGTTTGATCCTTTAAAGAGCTCTCTTGAGAGCATTCTTGAGGCGCTTCAAACGTCTTTACATGTAAGGATAAAAACACCAGAACTTTCAGCCAGTGCAGCGCTTTATTGCGATGCGTGTAGCAGCTGTCATGTGAAGTCTTTGGATGCGAAAACACCCGTTTCATGGCGCTCTAAAATGGTTGGCTTTGCACTTCTCTCCGTGTATGCTCTTGGCTTATTTGTTGTAGAGACTTTTTTTGCAACGTCTGTTGCTTTGAGTTTTTTACCTGCAGTAACAGCGATTGTTGCCTTTGTGGCAGCGCTTCCTTTGTTTCAAGAAGCCATAGAAGATGTCAAAGCCAGACGCTTTAGTTTGCACAGTTTTATGGCGGTGGCTCTTTTGGGTGCCATTTTAGGGGGTGAAGTCACAGCCGCATTTGAGATTATTTACATTTTACGAGGCGGTATGTTACTGGAAGAATACACCGCTGAACGCTCCAAAAAGCAGATTCATGAATTGATGGCATTAGGGGTTAAAAAAGCGTATGTTGTCGTGGATGAAGTGGAACTTGAAGTGGATGTTTCTGAGATTAAAGAGGGCGATATTGTTGTAGCACGTAGTGGTGAAAAAATTGCGGTGGATGGGATTATTAGCGAGGGAAGTGCTGAGATTGATGAGGCGGCGATTAACGGTCGAAGTGAGCCTGCATTGCGTGTGCTTGGAGATAGCGTGTATGCCAATACACTGGTACAACGAGGGCGTATTTACATTCGGGTAAGTGCGACAGGTGAGAAGACCTATTTGGCACGGATGATTGCCAGTGTTGAGTCTTCATTGGCGCAAAAATCGCCCAGTGAAGTGAGTGCGGATAAATTGGCTGCTAAACTTTTAAAATTAGGAACGCTTTTAACCGCAGGAACCTTTTTGCTAACAGGTTCATGGCTTCGGGCATTTTCTGTGATGATTGTGATGTCATGTCCGTGTGCGACCATTTTAGCTGCCAGTACTGCCATTAGTGCAGGTATTGCACGAGGGGCAAAAGAGGGCATTTTAATCAAAGGAGGGGCTTACCTAGAAGCCGTCTCTCAAAGCGATGTCTTTTGTTTTGATAAAACAGGAACGCTTACCACAGGAGTGCCACATGTAATTGGTAGTGTGTGTGCCCCTGATGTTTCGTACGAATCATTGCTCTATTATGCTGCCTTAGCAGAGCATCACAACAGCCATCCAATCGGCATTGCGATTACCAAAGCGGCTCATTTAATTGGCTTTACATGTAAAGAAGAAAATCCCAGTGAAATTTACGCAGGTCTGGGCGTTTTACTCCACGATAAAGCAGGTGAAATTTTAGTCGGAAATGCAAAGTGGATGGAGCAAAATGCCATTGATATCGCTTCGTTTAAACGCAAAAGCAAAAAGAGCTTACAAGAGGGAAAAAGTGTTGTGTATGTTGCCCTCAATCAAAAAGCCTTAGGATTTTTGAGTTTAGAGCATGAAGTACGAGAGGGAACCCTTGCAATGCTTCAAGGGCTTCGTAAACGAGGGGTGAAACATTTGGTGCTTTTAAGCGGTGATGAAGAGGTCGTTGCACGCTCTTTTGCTCAGACGTATGGCTTTGATGAAATTCATGCCAATGTCATGCCTGAAGAAAAAGCGTCTGTTATTGAAGCACTGAAAGAGCGCTACAAAAGTGTTGTCATGGTGGGTGATGGCATTAATGATACCTTAGCCATGAGTAAAGCGGATGTTGCCATCTCCTTTGCCAGTGGTGGTTCTGAGGCGGCCATTGAGGTTTCTAATATTGCGATTACGAACAGTCATCCCCATGATATTTTAAAACTCTATGATCTTTCTGCGAAAAGTTTAGGGGTGGTTAATCAAAATTATTGGATAGGAACAGGAACCAATTTGGTAGGTGTAGGATTGGCAGGGGTTGGGTTGCTCTCACCTGTGGCTGCAGGTGCGATTCATATTGGGCATACCGTTGGTATTATGGCAAACTCTTCTCGTATCGCATGGAGTGTTGATAATAATTCTTAA
- a CDS encoding Fur family transcriptional regulator gives MSGKVHCLVAEEHDSSASFETFYSHFQKITMRLKLRYSNRQEKLLKALFSSTAYLSAFEIQKVLKEVYHTRISLTHLYTLLAFLEKLDLLHVVITPSQNVKQYRLKRSFHQDHLVCIKCGSITPFYHPNIEKEQDEILLQHRFLGIHHTMILYGVCQRCHHE, from the coding sequence GTGTCAGGTAAAGTGCATTGTTTGGTTGCAGAAGAGCATGACTCTTCTGCAAGCTTTGAAACCTTTTATAGCCATTTTCAAAAAATCACCATGCGTTTAAAACTTCGTTATTCCAATCGTCAAGAGAAGTTACTTAAAGCTCTTTTTTCAAGCACAGCCTACCTCAGTGCTTTTGAAATTCAAAAGGTACTTAAAGAGGTGTATCATACACGTATCTCTTTAACACACCTTTATACGCTTTTAGCTTTTTTAGAAAAGCTTGATTTGTTGCATGTGGTTATCACTCCTTCTCAAAATGTCAAACAGTACCGTTTAAAACGAAGTTTTCATCAGGATCATCTTGTGTGTATAAAATGTGGTAGTATTACACCATTTTACCATCCAAATATCGAAAAAGAACAAGATGAAATTCTCTTACAGCATCGTTTTTTAGGTATCCATCACACTATGATTTTATACGGCGTATGCCAAAGGTGTCATCATGAATGA
- a CDS encoding Opr family porin — protein MRTAFSRVVLSLIVGMSVSYADDASNLEEAFTKGELTASVGAYGQYFNKKGGTKDDGFANGFGEVGFQTAPLYGISVGLKAFGSVKLDDKNDAYDAEGAIEDNAVLSEAFIKYEHEGVGHIVLGRQEVDFNWLTDYIEGVSAELSAIENLVVNMAWARKQSVVGFDEISEKFAKMNDNDGIYMLEAVYTPIEMLELNPYIYYGDNVFTAYGAKATLNFELSDALKTSTMLHYAKVNSDATTEEDDGLGGTVNVKVEDGSFMQVEQGFEFSGVSLALGYMKTDKDGLAGLESFGDQSPLEEGNHVFDANAKTPYASISYEIEGVKLGALYAQSKYDDGISSSVKEKELDVSVGYEIIKNLEASLIYVNVDNDTKADSYNALKALVKYTF, from the coding sequence ATGCGAACAGCATTTTCAAGAGTCGTCTTAAGTCTGATAGTGGGTATGAGTGTGTCGTATGCGGATGATGCGAGTAATTTGGAAGAGGCATTTACCAAAGGTGAGTTAACTGCAAGTGTAGGTGCTTATGGACAATACTTCAATAAAAAAGGTGGTACCAAAGATGATGGTTTTGCCAATGGTTTTGGCGAAGTTGGCTTTCAAACGGCACCTCTTTATGGCATTAGCGTAGGCTTAAAAGCTTTTGGCAGTGTCAAATTGGATGATAAAAACGATGCGTACGATGCTGAGGGTGCGATTGAAGACAATGCGGTTCTCTCCGAAGCATTTATAAAGTATGAACATGAGGGCGTTGGGCACATTGTTTTGGGTCGTCAAGAGGTGGACTTCAATTGGTTGACCGATTATATTGAGGGTGTGAGTGCAGAACTTAGTGCTATTGAAAACCTTGTGGTAAACATGGCATGGGCACGTAAACAATCCGTGGTTGGTTTTGATGAAATTTCTGAAAAATTTGCAAAAATGAACGACAATGATGGTATTTATATGCTCGAAGCAGTGTATACACCAATAGAGATGTTGGAGCTTAATCCGTACATTTATTATGGGGATAATGTATTTACAGCGTACGGTGCAAAGGCAACCCTTAATTTTGAGTTAAGCGATGCGCTTAAAACATCCACCATGCTTCATTATGCTAAAGTCAATAGCGATGCCACCACCGAAGAAGATGATGGTTTGGGTGGAACCGTCAATGTTAAGGTAGAAGATGGTTCTTTTATGCAAGTTGAACAAGGATTTGAGTTTTCAGGTGTAAGCCTTGCCCTAGGGTATATGAAAACCGATAAAGATGGCCTTGCAGGTTTGGAGAGTTTTGGCGATCAATCACCATTGGAAGAGGGCAATCATGTCTTTGATGCCAATGCTAAAACACCCTATGCAAGTATTTCGTATGAAATTGAGGGTGTGAAGCTGGGTGCTTTGTATGCGCAAAGTAAATACGACGATGGGATTAGCAGCTCAGTGAAAGAAAAAGAGTTGGATGTGAGTGTTGGGTATGAAATTATTAAAAACCTTGAAGCCTCTTTAATCTATGTTAATGTCGATAATGACACCAAAGCCGATAGCTATAATGCGCTTAAAGCCTTAGTTAAGTACACGTTTTAA
- a CDS encoding PepSY-associated TM helix domain-containing protein: MLEKSLIFKYLHRSHTIIGLLVLWVFYMSTYFGTLTFLMPYLKVWESPSRHFVPAQNHAFNIDTRLEELLRAHQFLGDKPVEITLPSFRDPLLKISSQAQNSLYLNPLTNEVLSVPREENLISLFFNELHTGGVIPRIGMPLMGIMSVGILFLSVGGFWLFLKKKKTQPRLQKSWKQRWLSWHKITGLGVIPYALVFALSGAFLGLMLSTSSPYAWSMSEGKISNMRQLVAPILFAQPKYQRLENDANMLPFSALLLRAKEHYPMLNISNATLYHYGKEGAKVLFRGFDEENRARTGRVNRLSITIEASTGAVVEKKMIEQSHGINQTLSLLYFLHFVPDETVGLRLVLIFFGGVLAFSLVSGYFLWAEKTLVQEGWFGDICNRVSLAVLIGIVPSSALVVCLHWLLPMELFDKEVWVRGAFYAFWSFWLFYSVFERSVVRSMALMLRSSAWLLIGGVLFHGLKSGFFIWESFSQKAWVLFAMDVLFLFSAGILVYVAKWVEKKELFYRYERKGVFNGY, from the coding sequence ATGCTTGAGAAATCACTGATTTTTAAATACCTACATCGTTCACACACCATCATTGGCTTGTTGGTTTTATGGGTGTTTTACATGAGTACCTATTTTGGGACACTCACATTTTTGATGCCCTACCTTAAAGTGTGGGAGTCCCCCTCACGTCATTTTGTTCCTGCACAAAACCATGCGTTTAACATTGATACACGTTTGGAGGAACTCTTAAGAGCGCACCAATTTTTAGGCGATAAACCCGTTGAAATTACCTTGCCCAGCTTTCGTGATCCGCTGCTTAAAATTTCTTCACAAGCACAAAACAGCCTTTACCTCAATCCCTTAACCAATGAGGTTCTAAGCGTTCCTAGAGAAGAAAATCTTATCTCATTATTTTTCAATGAACTTCATACTGGTGGAGTAATTCCTCGTATTGGTATGCCTTTAATGGGTATCATGAGTGTGGGCATTTTATTTTTAAGTGTGGGTGGATTTTGGCTCTTTTTAAAAAAGAAAAAAACACAACCCCGTCTTCAAAAAAGTTGGAAACAACGATGGCTTTCGTGGCATAAGATAACAGGGCTTGGGGTGATTCCTTATGCCCTTGTTTTTGCGCTAAGTGGGGCTTTTTTGGGGTTAATGCTCTCTACATCATCCCCGTATGCATGGAGCATGAGTGAGGGAAAAATAAGCAATATGCGCCAATTGGTTGCGCCTATTTTATTTGCACAACCCAAATACCAACGCTTAGAAAACGATGCGAATATGCTTCCTTTTTCTGCTTTACTGCTGCGTGCGAAGGAGCATTACCCAATGCTTAATATCAGTAATGCAACACTGTATCACTATGGAAAAGAGGGTGCAAAGGTATTGTTTCGAGGATTTGATGAAGAAAATAGGGCACGTACTGGGCGTGTGAATCGTTTAAGTATCACCATTGAGGCAAGCACGGGAGCCGTGGTGGAGAAAAAAATGATCGAACAAAGCCATGGAATCAATCAAACCCTCTCTTTGCTCTATTTTCTTCATTTTGTTCCCGATGAAACAGTGGGATTACGCCTTGTGTTGATATTTTTTGGAGGTGTGTTGGCATTTTCTTTGGTAAGTGGGTATTTTCTTTGGGCAGAGAAAACATTGGTGCAAGAGGGTTGGTTTGGTGATATATGCAACCGTGTAAGCCTTGCGGTATTGATTGGTATTGTGCCTTCTAGCGCATTGGTGGTCTGTTTGCATTGGCTTCTTCCCATGGAGCTTTTTGATAAAGAGGTGTGGGTACGAGGAGCGTTTTATGCTTTTTGGTCGTTTTGGCTCTTTTATAGTGTCTTTGAACGCTCTGTGGTACGCAGTATGGCACTCATGCTTCGAAGCAGTGCATGGCTTTTAATAGGCGGGGTGCTCTTTCATGGTTTAAAAAGTGGTTTTTTTATCTGGGAGAGTTTTTCGCAAAAGGCGTGGGTACTTTTTGCTATGGATGTCCTGTTTCTTTTTAGTGCAGGCATTTTAGTGTATGTAGCCAAATGGGTAGAAAAAAAAGAGCTTTTCTACCGTTATGAGCGCAAAGGAGTGTTTAATGGCTATTAA